The following is a genomic window from Rutidosis leptorrhynchoides isolate AG116_Rl617_1_P2 chromosome 8, CSIRO_AGI_Rlap_v1, whole genome shotgun sequence.
TCACCTATGGAGATGGCCCGTAACTCAGCAGTCAATTCAATAGTTCAAGATCGTTTGTTATCTTGGAAGATCTTTTGAAGAAAAGACCACGGTTCGAATGCATTTGTTGGTTCAGCATTGAGAACTCGTTCTAGGAGCGATTCAGATATAGTGGAGAATATCTATGTTTGAACAACCGCATCAGCTTTCCGTCATGTTTCTGAGGCTTGTTCTTCGATGGTTGGGGCTGCTTTAATGAATTTTCCAACTTCAAAATCCTCACAATGAATCGTGAACAGCTTGCTCCAGTGAGGGTAGTTTAACTTTGTAATATCGAGTTTGATAGGGATGAGGTGTGAGATCGAAGTGACTGTGTAGAGTTTATCGTATGTGGCCATTGTTTGATGTTTgcgtgaagaagaaaaagaaataagcagaagcagatgatggctttgttTGGCcgtaagaagaaaaaaaatttagGGTTGTAGGGAAAAAGGAAAGTCTCTGATTACCATGTTAAGTATACACATGATAtacaaataatgatgataattgatTTGTATTGATTAACGATTACAATGAGATCAGTCGAGCATATATATAGCCATCAACATAACCTAAATGTAAGTGGACTAACATACATGGGCCCTTATAAGTTGGGCTTTCATGAATAAGCATACATGTATAAATCTATCACATAAGTCCATCTAACAGTTTAAATACAAAAATTGAAACTCAAATATAGTCGTTTGTTGATGAGGAATTCTAAATGAAAGTTGTTCTAAATCTCTATCCTAACACTCGGAAATCGGAAAAGTTGAGGGATACTGAGTGCAAAACGGGGTAAAACCAAGGGACTAATGGAGCaaaaaataattataatagtatattAAGCCATCTTCAACCACAAGTCTCCACCAAGATAATATATTAAGCCCTCTATATATTATAGTTTCAATGTGTTTTCGCCCACTTAGTGAGTCATTTGTTTGTGTGTGTTTAGTTTGATTAGAGTTCGTTTTAGattcttttattatttataattgttcATTTTCGAatccgttttattattattattattattatcattattattattattattattattatcttattattataaacttaaaagtattaaaacttaaaaaaaattagtgagaagcctagagacaatctgagcccccacacctctagcaatagcaaaacctatcctagtaaaaatatgagcagcagcaccggcaccaatatcttgcgccatcgaactattctgaacccgctttagcaaagaaacagcatccttttctaattccccaagggaagaaaatgagaaaggaatgaaaccataaccaatcgcctgacagctagattcgtttTCTATTCATgataatatatgaatataatgacaTAGATTAATAATTAAGAGATGACAGATGTATTAAGATAAAAGGTGTGTAAGGATGTAGGGTCTCACTGATAATAATATCCAGAAACAAATAAGAAGGCCAATTTAATATGCACGACCATTACCATTACTATGTTATAAATACATATAGTGCCTTAAATTTGAAATACTCTACAATATATGCATTCATGACCACAACTACTATTATCTGTCCCCATCCCATCTGCTATTACCATTATTTCCATTAATCATAAATACTCCAACCCCACCAATACTCCAACCCCACCCACCTACACTTATTACTTACTCGACCTGCTTGATATTTATGTTTACATTCCCTAAACTACGTCGTTTACCTAACACATTCCGTAATGCATGATGATACATACAACATATATATTTAACCACCAACCGTTTCCATCTGCATTCACTTCACTTCAGATTTGCACCATGTGAAAGTGCATCATACTTgtaacaattataataattgtGTTCATTATTATATGTTGTATGTAAGCTAGccaccttttattatttagttaagcaGTAGCAGCTGCTTTTTTGGTCTGTATAAGTTGTGAAAGTTTCATATTTGTTTTTGTTATTAGAGAAAAGAAATGAAGTCACCTCAACAAGTTATGGGAGGTGAGAAAcaaatggaagaagaaattaataaaAGTAAGAAACTTGGTGTGTATTTTATTGAATCAGATAATAGGCGTTCACCGTTTGCTGGTGGCTATACAACTCTTGGTACTACGCCGGTGAATATTCGTGGCAAACCGATTGCTGATCTCTCCAAAACCGGAGGCTGGCTCGCTGCGTTTTTCATTTTCGGTAATTAACTTAACGCATCGTTAATCTATTAACATCACTAAATAGCTAGTTAGCCACGTATACGTACATATTTCATTATCTAATGTCGGTCAGAGGTCCTTCTAAAAATAGTCTCTTTACCCTCGGATTGAAGAATGACTGAAGGTAGAGGAACACCTATTATCGGATGAATGACTGCCTACATGACTGCATCTTACCTCCGCATATACTGGACATGCGGATCGGGTATATTAGTTGTAATATTCATATAGTGGTGGATTTAGGAACAATAGACACTAGTGTCACTCgttaaaatcctaaaaaaaaataTGCATGGCTTATTTTAATGGTGTCACTAAAAAATTACACTATATACTAGTGTCACTAGTTAAATACCCAAATTTTTTTTCACTAGATGGCTTATTTCACTAATAGCATGTGCTACATGTGCTAACCAAGTAGGTCAGCAGGCGTAGTATAAAAAACCAAATTAGAGTAGATCACACACGCGTGCATATGGTAGCTTAGTAGGTTCTAGAGACAAGGACTTAGCGAAAAAACGTTATTAAAACCCCAATATAATAGCTTAAGATGTCGAGCTTTGACATAGAAATACACTAAAAAAAATTGGTCGTCGGGGCCACTGACTCCGGTTGCTCTACACTGGATCCACCATGTTTTCTTGTATTGTTGAAGACTCAATCACCTTAGCGGGCAACCGCAAGACGTTGGTGCATTGGTGGTACCCTGACCACaagggaggtcaagggttcgacaCCCATGTGCTATAAAAATATTTCCCTTGCAGTTGCCCCGCTCATTTCATGGGTATCGGAGGTTTCGGACGTCTATGCGTTTCAGCCTCACCGAATGGGGTTTTACCATTCACGATGCCCGTATGATTTCCTCCTGGGGATTTCCTCTTGAGAGGCAGTAAAACTATAATGTTCGTCCACGTAAAATATCCCGTCAGTAACTTCTAACCGCCGTTAGAATTTTCTACTTAGCCGGCCACAAAAAGCACTCATGAAGGTGTTGGCCATTTATAAGCATATTGTGAAAGTAGATCATATTTGTACCATCCATGTTAACTTCAAGTTTCTTGTTTTTACCTTTATGATGTCACTAACTGATACCAACAAATGAATGAATGTTCTTGAGTGCAGGGAATGAGATGGCAGAGCGAATGGCCTATTTTGGGCTGTCAGTGAACATGGTAGCGTTTCTGTTTTACGTGATGCATCGGCCTTTCACTAGTTCGGCAAACGCTGTAAACATTTTCCTCGGAATATCACAAGCTTCCTCTGTTCTTGGTGGGTTTTTAGCCGATGCCTATCTCGGTCGCTATTGGACCATTGCTATTTTCACTACCATCTATCTTGTGGTAAGAAATCATACACATTTTAATGCACACTATTATCAAACATGATGATCTGCTTAAAATCTATATATGCTGCTTTCGTTCTAACTTGAATCTTGTAAAGGGTTTAACAGGAATAACATTAAGCGCTACGTTGAATGTGCTGGTCCCGATTCAAGACAATTGCGACCAGCTTTCTTTATTATTAGGAAACTGCGAACGAGCAAAACCATGGCAAATGTGGTATTTGTATACAGTTCTTTACGTTACTGGGTTCGGTGCAGCTGGTATCAGGCCATGTGTGTCATCATTTGGAGCCGATCAGTTCGACGAAAGGAGCCGAGATTACGATTCCAACCTCGATCGGTTCTTCAACTTCTTCTACCTTTCTGTCACTGTAGGCGCGATTATCGCATTTACTGCAGTAGTTTACATTCAAATGGAACTTGGATGGGGTTATGCTTTTGGTGCTTTGGCTGTTGCTATGGCACTATCGAATATGGTATTCTTTTTTGGTACTCCTTTGTATAGACATCGGTTGCCAGGTGGCAGTCCTTTTACTCGTGTTGCTCAAGTCCTCGTTGCTGCTTTTCGCAAACGAAATGTGTCGTTTGATAGCAGTGAATACGTTGGGCTATATGAGCTTCAGGGAAAACGATGCGCTATTAAAGGAAGCGCAAAAATACCTCATACAGATGATTTCAGGTAATTTATGATACAAACACTATTATTTttctattatttttaaaaaaaaatttacctgAAGATCTGTGGACTATGTATGTGGAGATGATGTGGCCTAAAGACATGTATACTAAACAGTAAAGACTGTTTGTTTCTATGTCTACAAATAATTAATCATGTCTGCAACACTAAGAAGCATATTTATAAGTTTGCGAGTATGCACAcaaaataaaaacatttttatcttatgtttaaaaaaaaagaaaatccAGACAAgatttaaaactcatgaaaatttgtttctaccattttcatggcgtctattattatttttattttagtatttttattttatttaaaaaaaaaactttttcctacttaaaggccggaggtcctctcggaagcaatatcTCTATCtgattttagtatttttattttatttaaaaaaaaaactttttcatacttaaaggccggaggtcttCTCGGAAGCAATATCTCTATctgtcgaataaagagagggatgactttctctactcttgagagtgtttcactctgagtggagaaatgacttgtctttattctcggataggggaaggattgtctacatctcacctcctccatacaccactcacgtggtattgggttttgttgttgttttaaaaaaaaaaagaaaaaaaaaaacaaacgttCTGTAGTAAAAACGTCTTTGAGCACGCAGACATAATAAGATCTTCAGACTAAAAAACAAACAACGCCTAAACGTTTAATTCCTTATATGTGTATGACATGTTTGAATTATCGTTCGTTTACAGATTTTTGGACAAAGCCGCTTTGAGAGTGAAGGACGACGAGGCAAACATGAGTCCATGGCATCTTTGCACCGTAACACAAGTCGAAGAAGTAAAAATACTGTTAAAGTTGATCCCAATTCCGACCTGCACCATAATGCTAAACGTAGTCTTAACGGAGTATTTGACGCTATCAGTACAACAAGCGTTAACGCTCAACACGCACATGGGCCGTTTAAAACTTCCAGTAACCTGCATGCCCGTTTTTCCCGGTCTCAGCATATTTCTGTTGCTGTCTCTTTACTACACGATTTTTGTCCCGTTATCAAGACGTATAACGGGTCATCCACGTGGGGCCTCTCAGCTTCAAAGGGTGGGACTCGGTTTAGCCATTTCAATCCTATCCATAGGTTGGGCTGCAATTTTCGAGAGATACAGACGAAATTACGCGATACGAGAAGGGTACGAAATGAGTTTTTTAAGCCCAATGCCTGATTTAAGTGCTTACTGGTTGTTGATTCAGTACTGTCTTATTGGGCTGGCTGAAGTTTTCTGCATTGTGGGCTTATTGGAATTTTTATACGAAGAGGCCCCGGATGCTATGAAAAGTATCGGGTCAGCGTATGCAGCTGTAGCTGGTGGGTTGGGCTGTTTTATTGCTACTATCTTGAACGACATTATCAACTCGATAACAGGGAATGAAGAAAAACGACGAAGTTCGTGGCTGGATCAGAATATAAATACTGCAAGATTTGATTACTTTTATTGGGTTCTAACTGGGTTGAGTGTTGTTAATTTTTGTGTGTTCGTGTACGCTGCGAAAAAGTACAAGTACCGCGCTAAGCGGGGGGCCGATTCAGTTGAAGCAAAGGAGGTTTTACATAAGTAGAAAGTATGTCTAGGTGTCTAGAATTTAAATTATACTTTAAAGAATACAAATTTATTTATGATTCTCACAACTGTATATGATGAgatgaatttgaaaagaaaaaggagACTAAATCATGTAGTGACACGAGCCTCACATGGTTCCACTCAAAATCATGCATTTATGGTTTGGATAACAAGATGTGGACCTGAAATTGACCCGAAATTGACGCGTATGGATTATTTATTTTCATATAGTATTTGTTTTTCTGAAATGATGTGGCTTGGGTTTGTTCAAATGGGTTAAATATGTACCTTTTCAGAACAGATGGGTTAAACAGTGACCTGGTTCCAATTTTATTAAACAGCTGGGTTAATGCAATCAGTGGTCAATAAATATGCTTAATTATTACCATAATCAACAAGATTATCACAATCAGCTACCAACTGCCAACAATAATGTTTTCTCTAAGACCATTCATAACGGTCCATGTGATATCACGAGCAGTTTATGTACTTTTTGGCCAAATAATGCAATAGGCAATGTCACTTTATGACATTTTTTAACCGTTGTGTCattttttgtgtcaaatattgggtaggatgatgtggtaaaatctgattgaaaattgGGTGGGAAAAGataaattaattataaaaaataaatatttattaaattAGAAAAATCAGTGATTGGTTGAAGGAGAAAGTGACGATTTTTTTTGCGTTAGAAGTCCAACTGACGCCTTGGCTCCGTCAGTTCTGATGCCCTGTTAGGCTCCGTCAGTTTTCGTCAGTTTTGCCATGTGGGATGACAGAAGGAAAGTGACGGACGGTTATATATGGTCTAACTTCATAACTCAAGTTTTTGCTCTAATGTTTGTAAAAATTAAAACTTTATTATCTTTAAGACTCAAAAAGCAATTATAACAGTAACTATTTAGCTATCTGTGAGCCTAGTACAACGTAATATATCTAATGGATCAATTAAGTTACCAGAATCAGCAAATATAGTTTATCCATGATACTGTTTAACAGTATGTTTGTTGGTGGTGTAAACCTGGATGCTCATTCGTATAATCCATTCCAAGGAAATCGACAGTCGTTCTCTCGTTGACTCCATTAAAAACTTGTCTTTCGAAATGGTTTTTTGAATTTATCTTTGATGAATGCATAACAAGAGACGAATCGTATAACCCACTCGGATCAGAAGTATTAGTACCGATACTATAACCTTGTTCTCCATTCATACTAAAGCTGCTTGCTGAGTATCCATTGAATCCTTTCAAGAGAATTGGGGTGATAGTTTTGTCACTTATCTTTGCGCTCATTTCAGCCGCTTTTTGTAGTAACGCGGTAGCTGAGGTATAAGCGGCCATGGGAGATTCATCTACAACGGAGGAGGTGAAACATGGTCGCATTGTTGTCTGATTTAGTACTGGATCAAAATCATTTGACATATAAGACAGTGATTTATCATGATTGCGGTTGTGAGAAAATAAAGAAGATCCCATTATCATATTTGTGTTTGTGCAGGATCCTGATAGCTCTTGTACAGTTGCGTCAACTTTTAGGTTCATTTTGTAGTTTTCTTCTGTTAGTGCATCACAAAAAGCTCTATGGGTAATAAAGCTATCCTTCCTGCACAACCAAAAAAGCGTTTAAGAAGCTACATTTTTGCGTACAGGGGACCTCATGAAAGATATGTAATATACCTAGCAAACGggccaggttgggtcggtttgggtaacgggacAAAACGGTTTTTGGTtaaaatgggtcatgggtcaaaccgGTCAAATTATTTAACGGGTCCAAATGAGTCAGGTTGGGTCGGGTTAGGTAACGGGTCGAAACGAGTCATGGATCCAAACGGGTCATATACTTTTAAATTTGATTCTtcacatttattatattattttagttattacaccgtattatttatatttattatatataagagaaaatattaatataaaaaataagTGATATAACCATAGATGCTTTGATAGATGTTTGACGGGTTGAACTGTTAAGCTCGACCCATATGACCCATCCAAGACCCAATAGACCTATCTCTATTTATTGAGTTTTAGAAATTGATACCCATTGGTCATGTTGCTTTATATATTGTATGAGACCCAATAGATCGGAGGAAACCCATTGGGCCTTTCTTTTTTAAGTTTTTGTTTACATTGTTAGGCCTAATTTTTTCAAGATCCAATTGACTTAAATTTGAGAGTGTGGGTCTAAATTGCCAGATATAATATTATGTTATCATAATTATGAAAAAGAAATAAGGATgggattgttataattcagtaggcttataactacctttagtggtttgattcttgatgttataattcagtaggcttataactacctttagtggtttgattcttgatgttataattcagtaggcttataactacctttagtgatttgattcttgatttagaatactaataatgaagtgtaagaacaaagatgataatggagagaaagaaagaaacactttgtaagtgtgagaaatggtgcaagtttaatgcttgcattcatgagtatttatagcctaaaatctcaatataaaaatacatactttgtgtaccaaaattgactatatgtatacaccaaaattgactatccatatctatattattattattattataacactcccccttggatagcaattttattttgttgaagatcaactataaattactgcctcgttaaaaaccttgctaaagaaaacccagtgggaaaaaactttagctaagggaaaaagagtgcagcatggagttgactccccctcaagtagacatcgcttcagctgttacatcttttgaacatgtctcatgccaatgttatgaacgtgtgttctgaaaatagcagttggaagtgctttcgtgaaaagatcagcagagtttttgctagattgcacatatctcatttcaatctggttgtccttaatgagattttgagtgtatgagaagaatctaggtggtatgtgttttgttcggtcacttttgatatacccttctttcatctgtgctatgcaagctgcattatcttcatagatagttgttggacttttatcgcgttctagtccacaagaatcagtaatgagttgtgtcattgatctcaaccaaaaacattctcgagtagcttcatgtaatgcaatcacttcggcatgatttgacgatgtagcaacaagtgtttgtttttgagaacgccatgatattgcagtacctccatttaggaatacatatccagtttgagatttagctttatgtggatcagataaataacctgcatctgcataaccaaccaaatcttgttttgattcgttagaataaaataatcctaaatcagtagttcctcgaaggtatcgaaatatgtgtttgatcccattccagtgtcttttggtaggagcagagctgaaccttgccaacaaattaactgcaaaagaaatgtcaggtcttgtacaatttgtaagatacataagagctccaattgcactaagatatggtacttctggtccaagaatgtcttcttgatcttcacatggacgaaatggatcagcttcaacattgagtgatctaacaaccataggagtacttaatggttttgccttgtccatattggaacgtttcaaaatcttttcagtatatgttgtttgatgtacaagtaaaccattaggcatatgctcaatttgtaaaccaaggcaatacttggtttttccgagatctttcatttcaaattctttctttagaagttgaatggcttcatggatctctttatttgtacctatgatgttaagatcatcaacataaacagctatgatcacatatccggatgttgttttcttaatgaaaacacaagggcaagtaagattatttgtataccctttgcttatcaagtaatcactcaatcggttataccacatacgtcccgattgttttaacccatataaagatctttgtaatttaatcgaatacatttctttgggttttgcatttgatgcttctggtaccttaaatccttcaggtatcttcatatatatatcactatcaagtgatccatatagataagcagtcacaacatccatgagatgcatttctaaatttttagaaactgccagactgattaagtacctaaaagtaattgcatccataacaggagaataagtttcttcataatcaattcccggtctttgagaaaaaccttgagctacaagtctagctttataccttgtaacttcatttttctcatttctttttcggacaaaaatccatctgtatcctacaggtttcacatctttaggagtgagaatgatggatccgaatacttttcttttattgagtgattctaattcagctcgtattgcttctttccattgagcccaatcatgtctattttgacattcaaccatagatgttggttctggatcatcatcattattcatgatgtcatatgcaacattaaatgaaaatttctcatcaagatttttcatttcatttcggttccataatatttttgaatatgcataattgattgcaatttctgtattgacatcatcaatctcctctgcagtaggagtactgatttgtggttcttcttgaacactttcttttacttcattatcagctgattttctttttcgaggatttttatcctttgaaccgattggtcttccacgtttctgacgtggcaaagattcatgagtgacgttattgccagcttttggaatttcaattcgagctggagtatttactgctggtatatatgattttgtcaccgttttttgtatctgtaaatgcatcaggcaattgatttgcaagttcttgtatatgcattatcttttgaacttctgtctcgcattcttttgtgcgaggatcaagatactttaattgaggttcacaccatgaaacatcattttctttatttttcatttctccccctaatctagggaacaatgtttcattaaaatgacaatcagcaaaacgtgctgtaaaaacgtcacctgtcataggttcaatataccttaatattgaagatgtttcatatccaacatatattcccaacctcctttgaggacccatttttgtacgttgtggtgtcgcaattggaacatacactgcacaaccaaatgttctaagatgggaaatatttggctcttgaccaaaagcaagttgtaggggggaatatttatgacttgcacttggtctgatgcgaatcaatgcagcagcatgtaaaattgcatgaccccatatagatacagggagttttgttctcattatcaatggtctagcgattaactgtaaacgtttaatcaatgactcggctaaaccattttgtgtatgcacatgagcaacagaatgttcaacaacaattcctatagacatgcaatagtcattaaatgcttgagatgtaaattcaccagcattatcaagtctcacccttttaatggtgtaatcaggaaaatgagctctcaatttaataatttgggcaagaaattttgcaaatgccacattacggcttgataacagacaaacatgagaccatctgctagatgcgtctattagaaccatgaaatatctaaatggtccacatggtggatgaattggtccacatatatcaccttgaattctttcaagaaacattggtgattctttctcaaccttaagtggtgagggtctagttatcaattttccaagagagcaagatgtacatggaaccattgtatcatgatggatttttctatcctttagtggatgtccatgagtacattcaataatccttttcatcattgttgatcctggatggcctaatctgttatgccataaactgaatacaccaggatcaatatatttttcgttaactaccatatgtatttctggtacatttatatgtgtataatgtaatccagaactaagtcttggcagtttttcaaccacatgactcttgtcagtgatacttaaatatttctcattttctgttgtcactgactgataatcatacccgttaaggtatatgtcggagaaactcaataaatttctgcttgacttgggagaaaataaggcatcatttattaaaaattttgtaccatttggtagtatgaaatttgcctttcctatcccttttatcaagttagcaggtcctgatattgtatgtatagttccttccgttggttttagatcaataaaatatttctcggatttaagtatagtgtgtgtagttccactgtctgctatacagagatctccaccacttgattgatgttgtattccagcaaaattcatattgaacttcatatataagaaataaatagtgagtacattaatattacacaatattttaaacgcaaatagatagtactgaaacatttagcaaacataatgacaaagacagacgatattaaatcgtttatttttcaaaagacacacaacttaaacattcaagaaatcttcatataaatcagatggtttctcagtgactgttggatcaatattatccacaaaatttacttccttttctttacctttcagcgaatcctgatacatcttaacaagatgtttagatgttcggcaagtattagcccagtggcccattctaccacatctgtagcaagattcttcagaatttttagaagaattttcttcaacatcttgtttaatgggcttgttttgtggttgatatttatattttcgtggattactatttctttgaccaccacggccacgaccacgaccacgtccacgcccattaccattaccataaggatggtttctaccatagttatggcttttggcatgatgatggtgatggttattataaccacgaccttgcccgcgtccttgtccctgtttataattatttgcagtatttgcttcagggattgcaagtgtaccagtaggacgggattgctgatttttcattaatagctcatcattttgctctgcaactaagagatatgaattaagttcaggatatgttttgaactttagcattctcaaatttctttgcactgtgatgtttgcagcattcattgtggagaaagttttctccatcatgtctgcatcactaatttcatgtccacagaatttaagttgtgaacatgtattatacagagctgagctgtattcatttactttcttaaagtcttggaaccttaatgttctccattgttccattgcagctggaagtaaaatttctctttgattattgaatctgcttttgagaccttcccataaaacatggggatcttctacagtcacataattattttgtaagcattcatcaatatgttgatgaataaagcaacatgtcgtagcttgttctttttcagaacaagtgttgttttcatttatggtttcaagaatgcccattgatttaagatacatttttacttttataacccatggcatgtagttgtttccagttgattctaaaggagtaaatttaagcttttccagattcgacattgtctattatcaaaaattaaaacaaacatcatgataaattagagtcaatttatattcataagtatataaacattaaacataaatttaatataacataaatgataagtaggtgacagtgtcgaccatgtgtaagtaatcataaataaatgttatataacaaaaatataaatattagtaaacataaatgaaaatttggcgacagtgtcgaccatatattttttcaggtggtataaccgacctatatcattctggtggtataaccgaccatatatcattttggtggtataaccgaccatatatcattttggtggtataaccgaccatatatcattttggtggcagagccaaccatatttagtattaagattatcgtgctgataacgtgttataattcagtaggcttataact
Proteins encoded in this region:
- the LOC139861289 gene encoding protein NRT1/ PTR FAMILY 6.1, whose protein sequence is MKSPQQVMGGEKQMEEEINKSKKLGVYFIESDNRRSPFAGGYTTLGTTPVNIRGKPIADLSKTGGWLAAFFIFGNEMAERMAYFGLSVNMVAFLFYVMHRPFTSSANAVNIFLGISQASSVLGGFLADAYLGRYWTIAIFTTIYLVGLTGITLSATLNVLVPIQDNCDQLSLLLGNCERAKPWQMWYLYTVLYVTGFGAAGIRPCVSSFGADQFDERSRDYDSNLDRFFNFFYLSVTVGAIIAFTAVVYIQMELGWGYAFGALAVAMALSNMVFFFGTPLYRHRLPGGSPFTRVAQVLVAAFRKRNVSFDSSEYVGLYELQGKRCAIKGSAKIPHTDDFRFLDKAALRVKDDEANMSPWHLCTVTQVEEVKILLKLIPIPTCTIMLNVVLTEYLTLSVQQALTLNTHMGRLKLPVTCMPVFPGLSIFLLLSLYYTIFVPLSRRITGHPRGASQLQRVGLGLAISILSIGWAAIFERYRRNYAIREGYEMSFLSPMPDLSAYWLLIQYCLIGLAEVFCIVGLLEFLYEEAPDAMKSIGSAYAAVAGGLGCFIATILNDIINSITGNEEKRRSSWLDQNINTARFDYFYWVLTGLSVVNFCVFVYAAKKYKYRAKRGADSVEAKEVLHK
- the LOC139864692 gene encoding protein indeterminate-domain 12-like, whose amino-acid sequence is MSTFVQDFEEDDEQNSRIIQLLNGCPNTSEKGDDSSIDRTTVTSKKKRNLPGNPDPDAEIVALSPRTLMATNRYICEVCHKGFQRDQNLQLHRRGHNLPWKLKQRAVNVQVKKRVYICPEPNCVHHEPTRALGDLTGIKKHFCRKHGEKKWKCDKCSKRYAVQSDWKAHAKICGTREYRCDCGTIFSRKDSFITHRAFCDALTEENYKMNLKVDATVQELSGSCTNTNMIMGSSLFSHNRNHDKSLSYMSNDFDPVLNQTTMRPCFTSSVVDESPMAAYTSATALLQKAAEMSAKISDKTITPILLKGFNGYSASSFSMNGEQGYSIGTNTSDPSGLYDSSLVMHSSKINSKNHFERQVFNGVNERTTVDFLGMDYTNEHPGLHHQQTYC